The genomic stretch GAAGGACAATGAGTCCTACACGGTGACGATCGACCGGACGGCATCGGAAACGGTGCTGGCTCCCTACCACCCCACCAAGGCTGGTGAGGGCAATCGCGAAGGTGACTCCTCAATGTGGGTAGCCACGTCCGAGGGGCTGACGGAGGATGGCCAGCATCATCCGACCCTGGACTTCGGCTTTGTTCTGCCGAAGGTGTCTCTGGGTGACTACGTGTGGGTTGATTCCGACCGTGACGGTGTCCAGGATGAGGGTGAGAAGGGCATCAAGGGTGTCGTTCTTACCGTCACGGGTCCCGACGGCAACCCGGTTGTTGATGTGTTTGGCAACCCGGTTGGCCCGGCAACGACGGATGACAACGGCCACTACACCTTCGAGAACCTGCCGGTTCTGAAGGATGGCGAGTCGTACACCGTCAACATTGACAAGGAAGGATCGAAGGAGCCGCTGGCACCTTATGTTCCGACTGTCGACACGGGCGCTGACCGTGGCACCAACTCCTCGACGTGGGAAGCCACATCCGAGGGCCTGACGGAGGATGGCCAGCATGATCCGACCCTGGACTTCGGTTTTGTTTTGCCGAAGGTGTCTCTGGGTGACTACGTGTGGGTTGATTCCGACCGTGACGGTGTTCAGGGTGATTCTGCCCTGGAGCCCGGCATCCCGGGTGTGGTCCTGACGATCACCGGCCCCGACGGCAAGCCTGTCACCGACGTGTTCGGCAACGAAGTCGGCACCGCAACGACGGATGACAACGGCCACTACACCTTCGAGAACCTGCAGGTTCTGAAGGATGGCCAGTCGTACACCGTCAGCATTGACAAGGAAGGATCGAAGGAGCCGCTGGCACCTTATGTTCCGACTGTCGACACGGGCGCTGACCGTGGCACCAACTCCTCGACGTGGGAAGCCACATCCGAGGGCCTGACGGAGGATGGCCAGCATGATCCGACCCTGGACTTCGGTTTTGTTTTGCCGAAGGTGTCCGTGGGTGACTACGTGTGGGTTGATTCCGACCGTGACGGTGTTCAGGGTGATTCTGCCCTGGAGCCCGGCATCCCGGGTGTGGTCCTGACGATCACCGGCCCCGACGGCAAGCCTGTCACCGACGTGTTCGGCAACGAAGTCGGCACCGCAACGACGGATGACAACGGCCACTACACCTTCGAGAACCTGCAGGTTCTGAAGGATGGCGAGTCGTACACCGTCAGCATTGACAAGGAAGGATCGAAGGAGCCGCTGGCCCCGTACATCCCGACCATCGAGACTGAAGGCAACCGGGAAGGAGACTCATCCACCTGGACGGCAACGTCCGAGGGCCTGACGCAGGATGGCCAGAGTGATCTGACCCTGGACTTCGGCTTCGTGCTCATCCCCGAGCCCCTTGCCCCGGTTGAACCGATTGATCCTGTGGAAACGCCGGAGCCGACGGAACCGGCCAACCCGGTCGAGCCCGTGGATCCGACGGAGCCCGTTGCCCCGACGGGCCCGGTGGATACGGCCAGCCCGGCCGCACCGGCCACGGAAACGGCACCGGCCGCCCCGGCACCTGCTGAAAAGCTGTCCAACACCGGTTTCAGAAGCATCGCCCTGATGGGCGTAGGCCTGCTGTTGACGCTGGGAGGTGGCGCCGTGGCACTCACTGCCCGACGCCGTCGCACTTCAGCCAGGCGCTAGGCCGACAGCCGCCTTAAGACTGTGGCCCTGCCCTTCCCAACGGAAGGTGCAGGGCCACAGCCGTTTAATGGCCTAAAAGCCGTTAGAACAAATGCTCGCGGTGCGCCACCAGCAGTGCTTCCTCGCGGGAGGTGACGCCCAGCTTCTTGTAGAGGGAGCGCAATTGGGACTTCACCGTGTTGAGGCTGACAAAATGGTTGCGGGCAATCTTCGCGCGGTCACCGGTCACGGACAGGGTCGCCAGGATCAGCTGCTCCCGCGGCGTCAGCGAGATGAGCGACAACGAGTGCGGCAGCAGCCCGTGCAGCGGTGCGGGCGCCTCAGGCCAGGGCACCCCCCAGCGTGGTGGCGGCGGCAACGATTCGCTGCAGGTCGGTGTCCGGAAGCATCACCAGCGGCCAGTGGTTCCCCAAGGTAGTGACACTGCTGGAGATGCGCTCGATGTCCGGACGGACAAGCTCTGCCGGCTTCAGGGCAAGCCGGGCGGCCGTGAGCAGAAGTTGGGCCTCCAGCGACTGCTTGGCCGACGTGTACCTCACCTGGCCGCCCAGCAGCTCCACCACCTCAGCGTGCTGGTGCATGCCCAGCCTCATCCTGGCGCGGGCCAGAACGCTGGATGTGCCGCTTCTGGGGAGCTTGGCGAGGGCCGCCTGCGCCCCCGTCGCGTTGCCGGCCGCCATGAGCAGCTCGGCCTGAACCACGGCAAGCTCCATTGCGTCCACCGGGTTGAGCGAGGGCAGTTCCTTCCGGTGCAGCAGGACCAGGTCCAGCCGTCCGGTGGCGATGCCCGCCCGCCCGCGCAACAGCTCGATGCGTGCCTCGATGATGCGAAGCTGGCCCCAGAACTCGCTCGTGGACGTCTCCGTCATGACCGGCGCCAGGCATTTTTCCGCGCTGTCAGGATCCAGCCTGCCCAGCTCGATGAGGGCCTGGGCCATGGCCAGGGGGGTGCGCTGGTAAAGTTCGACGGCGGGCATGTCCGGCAGCGCTGCCTGAGCCGCGGCAGCGTAGTCCGCAGCCGTGGTGAGGTCGCCGTCGACGGCATAGCGGTAGGCCAGCAGGGACAGGGCGAAGAACACCAGTTGCGCGGACTTGGACTGCTCGGTGATGCTGACGCTTTGGTGCAGCACCTTGGTGGCTGCGGCCATGTCGCCGGCAAACAGCAGCGTCAGGCCCCACTGGCCCAGTGCCAGTGCTTCAAACCGGGCCAGCTCGTCATGGGCGGCGAGGGGCAGCTCCGCATGCGCCTTCAGGCTCTTGCGTGCGGCCGCCGCTGCCATTTTGAATTGGCCAGTCAGGCGCAGGGCAACAGCCTCCGCCAGGCCGGTGGCCAGCCTATCTTCCGCAGGCAGCGACTTGCCCTGCAGCCTGCTGGAGGCCAGTGCCAGGGTAAAGTACTCCACGGCCTTGAAACGGGTCTGTTTGCGCGGCATGTTCGCCACGCCGGCGGCCAGGCAGAGCACAGGGTGCTTGACGATGCTGGCCTGCGGGATTGACATCAGTGTGGCGGTGAACCGGGGCCCGCCGTCAAGCATGGGCTCCAAGCCGGAGCGAATGAGGATGCTTGATGCCAGCCGGTAGTCCTCATTGGCTACAGCGTAGGCGAAGGCGGGATAGTAGTTGCGACGCTGGAATTCGTAGTCCGCCGCCGCCGACAGCGACTGTTTCCGGGCAGCGCCAAGTTGCTGCGCAAAAATGGGGGAGAGGGACTTTCGGATGAACTCCCTGTAGCCATGGGTTGCGGAGTATGGCGTAGTGGTGGTCCACAGTAGTCCTGACTCGGCCAGTTCGCGGATGGCAGCCGCCGCATCGAGGCCAGGGCACACCGCCTGGGCCAGGGGCAGGTCAAAGTCCAACACTGGCAGCGTGGCGGCCATGAAGGCGTCGGTTGTCGGCGACAGCCATTGGATCCGGACGGCCGCCAAGTCCCTGCGCAGCACATCGATGACCCGCTGGACCACGTTCTCGACGAGCGGCATGTTGGGCGACTGGGGTTCAGTGGACACCATCCGTGCGGTTCGATGCAGGACCGGGGTGCCAAACAGCTGCGCGCTGAGGTCGCTGCTGACATGCTCCAGCACCGTGCCTGCATGGTATTCGCGGGCTTCACTGTCATCGAAGGCCAGGGCGTCGCGGTCGATGACCTGCACCGCGACGTTGCTGGACAGGTGGAGTGCCTCGATGGAAAGAGCCGAGCGTGCCACCACAATGATGCGCAGTTCGGGTGCATGCTCCAAAAGGTCCAACAGCCCGGTTTCCACCTCGTGGCGGCTGGCAGGTTGGATGTGGTGGAAGTTCTCAAGGATCAACGTGAAAGCCGGGGCGCCGTGCACCAGTGCGGCCACCCGCGCCGCCGGACATCCGGGGGCAGGAATGTCGCGGGCCAGGTTGTTCCCGGCTGCAGGACCTGAGCCGACGTGGATGCGAGCCGCCTGCTCAACTTTGGACCAAAATGCGCGTGCCTTCTGCTGTTCCCCGCTCAGGTGCAGCCAGAGCAAGCGCTGGTCCGTGGAATTGGACCAGTGCTGCAGGGCAACCGACTTGCCGCAACGCATGGGGCCCCTGAGGACCAGCAGCGGCGCCTTGGACCTCGCCTCAAGCAGCCCCGTCACACGCCCCCGGTACATGACCAGCGGGTCGGACTGCTCCCTTGGGGTCCGCATGTCAACAAGAGTGTCATGGTTGTGTTCGGACAAGTCCATGTAATGCCGCACTCCTCCCCAAAGTAGTGGTTCCGGCATTCCAGCCGTCATTTCAATCGGGCAGTGCACAGCCGTGGTGGACGGTATCCCGGCGTGGTCTGCCG from Arthrobacter stackebrandtii encodes the following:
- a CDS encoding helix-turn-helix transcriptional regulator, translated to MPWPEAPAPLHGLLPHSLSLISLTPREQLILATLSVTGDRAKIARNHFVSLNTVKSQLRSLYKKLGVTSREEALLVAHREHLF